A window of the Bacteriovorax sp. PP10 genome harbors these coding sequences:
- a CDS encoding transglycosylase SLT domain-containing protein translates to MFSLVTLSAFAEESIDKGYRLPGETVIKDFTLMKLTPEKHSLASHIVKINYKIPKAQALEIAHHILKVSDCFKIDPWILTGLIQKESSFNKDAVSQTNAAGLTQFTSSGLKEVNDQLGFRGREAATENAILYFNSKIRSCIDPSWVDLWVRVELPETDPEFYRQLKEEIKRDIPTAITYGAILLKTYVAFVDTKNNRADGEEVNLPTSEIYFRALQIYNGEEGEAKVNYAKNVFKNLQGFYPNKVNFPFLAD, encoded by the coding sequence ATGTTTTCCCTAGTCACTCTTTCAGCTTTTGCTGAAGAGAGTATTGATAAGGGTTATCGCCTTCCTGGTGAAACGGTTATTAAAGATTTCACTTTAATGAAACTCACTCCAGAAAAACACTCTCTGGCCTCTCACATTGTAAAAATCAATTACAAAATTCCAAAGGCCCAGGCCTTAGAAATCGCTCACCATATTTTAAAAGTCTCAGATTGTTTTAAAATTGATCCATGGATTCTTACAGGTCTGATTCAAAAAGAATCTTCATTCAACAAAGATGCTGTCAGCCAGACAAACGCTGCGGGATTAACTCAATTCACGTCAAGTGGACTCAAAGAAGTTAACGATCAACTTGGTTTCCGCGGGCGCGAAGCTGCGACTGAAAACGCTATACTTTATTTCAATTCAAAAATCAGAAGCTGCATCGATCCTAGCTGGGTAGATTTATGGGTTCGAGTTGAATTGCCGGAAACAGATCCTGAATTTTACAGACAACTTAAAGAAGAAATTAAAAGAGACATTCCTACGGCCATTACTTACGGGGCCATTCTTTTAAAAACATATGTGGCCTTCGTAGACACTAAAAATAATCGCGCCGATGGTGAAGAAGTTAATCTTCCTACGAGCGAAATCTATTTCAGAGCACTTCAAATCTATAATGGTGAAGAGGGCGAAGCTAAAGTGAATTACGCTAAAAATGTCTTCAAAAACCTTCAGGGTTTCTACCCGAATAAAGTTAATTTCCCATTTCTGGCAGATTAA
- a CDS encoding zinc ribbon domain-containing protein, whose amino-acid sequence MFLDSFRHLIEIEALKKENQQNSLRISSENKRISDLEERRKKTLVLNENLTLEEKSLKLTESQNQIEDLQLRLSKLTSQLSLAVTEKEQIAFENQIKIVKDEIERLEMLYFENLEKSEEFLALIQENNEFMKGSVNTLEEIKKEVKENIAKEEVIIENRKKRIDSLTDLCHPSLKTLYLDLEKRFAPKAAVSFLIDRKCTACHMQVDSVLAHSLDEGRSLETCPSCSRLLIPDTARIY is encoded by the coding sequence ATGTTCCTCGACAGCTTTAGGCATTTAATCGAAATTGAAGCCCTTAAGAAGGAAAATCAGCAAAATTCCCTGCGAATCTCCAGTGAAAACAAGAGAATATCCGACTTAGAAGAGCGTCGTAAAAAGACCCTGGTGCTGAATGAAAATTTAACCTTAGAAGAAAAAAGTTTAAAGCTTACCGAGTCACAAAATCAAATTGAAGATTTGCAGCTGCGTCTTTCGAAATTAACTTCACAATTGTCTCTTGCAGTTACCGAAAAAGAGCAAATTGCCTTCGAGAATCAAATAAAAATTGTTAAAGATGAAATTGAAAGATTAGAAATGCTATACTTCGAAAACTTAGAAAAAAGCGAAGAGTTTCTTGCTCTCATTCAAGAAAATAATGAGTTCATGAAAGGCTCAGTGAACACGCTTGAAGAAATAAAAAAAGAAGTAAAAGAAAATATCGCCAAAGAAGAAGTCATCATCGAAAACCGTAAAAAGCGTATCGATTCTCTGACTGACTTATGTCATCCCAGTTTAAAAACTCTTTATCTCGACCTGGAAAAGCGCTTCGCTCCTAAGGCCGCTGTAAGCTTTTTAATCGACCGCAAATGCACGGCCTGCCACATGCAGGTGGATTCCGTTCTGGCCCATTCTCTGGACGAAGGAAGAAGTCTGGAGACCTGCCCATCGTGCTCTCGCCTGCTTATCCCCGATACGGCCCGTATTTATTAA
- the aroC gene encoding chorismate synthase, which translates to MRGNSFGKMFSLTSFGESHGPAMGVVIDGVPGGLSVSLEDLQRELDRRAPGKIAGTTSRNEDDKAVILSGVFEGKSLGTPIAIIVHNTNQKSSDYDKIKTESRPGHADKTTILKYGIRDHRGGGRSSGRETLSRVVAGYFAGLIIPQVKVKAYVSLLGPFEYKNILQDLDSDLSPYSFPEVKRNDEIKTYLEDLKTQGESVGGRVRIVVDNSPVGLGEPAFDKLKADFAKALLSIGAVVSFSYGLGEDMATMKGSEVSSTPNAFGGMEGGISNGERMVMTITFKPTSTVGDKAKEGRHDPCIIPRAIPVVEAMVKVVLADHFLRQNAYQVK; encoded by the coding sequence ATGCGTGGAAATAGCTTTGGTAAAATGTTTTCTTTAACGAGCTTTGGTGAGTCTCACGGACCTGCCATGGGTGTTGTTATTGACGGAGTTCCCGGAGGACTAAGTGTCTCTCTTGAAGATCTTCAAAGAGAACTCGACCGACGTGCACCTGGAAAAATTGCTGGAACTACTTCAAGAAATGAAGATGATAAAGCAGTGATTCTCTCAGGGGTGTTTGAAGGGAAGAGCTTGGGCACACCAATCGCAATTATAGTTCATAATACAAATCAAAAAAGTTCTGATTATGACAAAATAAAAACTGAATCTCGTCCCGGACATGCCGATAAAACCACGATCCTGAAATACGGGATTCGTGATCATCGTGGAGGCGGACGCTCTTCAGGAAGAGAAACACTTTCTCGAGTTGTGGCCGGATACTTCGCAGGATTAATTATCCCGCAGGTAAAAGTTAAAGCTTATGTAAGTTTACTCGGACCGTTCGAGTATAAAAATATTTTACAAGACTTGGATTCTGATTTATCACCATATTCTTTTCCTGAGGTGAAAAGAAATGATGAGATCAAAACTTACCTTGAAGATTTAAAAACTCAAGGGGAGTCAGTTGGTGGAAGAGTTCGCATTGTTGTGGATAATTCTCCAGTGGGATTAGGTGAGCCGGCCTTTGATAAATTGAAAGCTGATTTTGCAAAAGCTCTTCTTTCAATTGGTGCAGTGGTTTCTTTTTCATATGGGCTAGGTGAAGACATGGCCACGATGAAGGGAAGTGAGGTTTCAAGCACTCCAAACGCTTTTGGCGGAATGGAAGGTGGGATTTCAAACGGTGAGCGCATGGTGATGACTATCACTTTTAAGCCAACATCTACTGTTGGTGATAAAGCAAAAGAGGGTCGTCATGATCCGTGTATTATCCCGAGAGCAATTCCTGTCGTGGAAGCGATGGTGAAAGTTGTTTTAGCGGATCATTTTTTAAGACAAAACGCATATCAAGTTAAATAA
- a CDS encoding 3-dehydroquinate synthase — MKTEIKHVELENIISEINKLQTDTVLVIADHQVWSLYSKDLLLEQIENKKVLFWKAADGEKVKNITDFQNAMEFFLDKGIHRNAHLVVIGGGATSDFGGFVASTILRGIPWSIVPTTLLSMVDASIGGKVAINSKSGKNLIGAFHLPTNVWICPKFIETLPAVEKNSGMGEVLKYSFLDYSIYDLVIRKAEMSQIIDACAKFKEKLVTEDLKEIGIRKILNLGHSFGHAVEFIYNIPHGEAVMWGTALLFKLFGTEKNLNDIAALKKALEIPGDHAPWFNKEFPIDKIMMYLSKDKKISALSSLDMVIIKDIGNAEIETKSFDEIQATLEANKDELRKFTI, encoded by the coding sequence ATGAAGACAGAAATTAAGCACGTAGAGCTAGAGAACATTATTTCAGAAATCAACAAGCTTCAAACTGATACGGTATTAGTGATTGCTGATCACCAGGTATGGAGTCTTTACTCAAAAGATTTACTGTTAGAGCAAATCGAAAACAAGAAAGTCCTTTTCTGGAAAGCTGCTGATGGTGAGAAAGTAAAAAATATTACTGACTTCCAGAATGCAATGGAGTTTTTCTTAGATAAGGGTATTCATAGAAATGCTCATTTAGTTGTTATCGGTGGTGGAGCTACATCTGACTTCGGTGGATTTGTTGCTTCAACAATTCTTCGTGGTATTCCTTGGAGTATCGTTCCGACAACTCTGTTATCGATGGTAGACGCTAGTATCGGTGGTAAAGTTGCCATCAACTCTAAGTCTGGAAAAAACCTGATTGGTGCTTTCCACCTTCCAACAAATGTTTGGATCTGTCCTAAATTTATTGAAACACTTCCTGCTGTTGAAAAAAACAGTGGTATGGGTGAAGTTTTAAAATACAGTTTCCTTGATTATTCAATCTACGATCTGGTTATCAGAAAAGCAGAAATGTCTCAGATCATCGATGCCTGTGCAAAGTTCAAAGAGAAACTTGTTACTGAAGACTTAAAAGAAATAGGGATCAGAAAGATTTTAAATCTTGGTCACTCTTTTGGTCACGCAGTTGAGTTCATCTACAATATCCCTCACGGTGAAGCTGTGATGTGGGGAACGGCCCTTCTGTTTAAACTTTTTGGTACAGAAAAAAACCTGAACGATATTGCTGCTCTTAAAAAAGCATTAGAAATCCCAGGGGATCACGCACCATGGTTCAATAAGGAATTCCCAATTGATAAAATCATGATGTACTTATCAAAAGATAAAAAAATCAGTGCGCTAAGCTCACTTGATATGGTTATCATCAAAGACATCGGTAATGCTGAAATTGAAACGAAGTCTTTCGATGAAATTCAAGCGACATTGGAAGCAAATAAAGATGAACTTAGAAAATTCACCATTTAA
- a CDS encoding flavin reductase family protein, translated as MKSFDTDGAFADNYKILIGSILPRPIAVVSTLNEDGSNNLAPFSFFTAVSASPMIIAFSPMIRSSTGEIKDTTRNILREKEFVINILSEDILEQVNMCSTELPYGEDEFVLSGLTPIASDKIKAKRVKESRIHFECIFRDRLNYGDQPGSGQIITGEVVRVHISEDVLEGGRIITSKLKPIGRGVGNDYFRCTDVFELARLMKAQIQK; from the coding sequence ATGAAATCGTTTGATACTGATGGTGCGTTTGCCGACAACTATAAAATTCTAATTGGATCAATCCTGCCTCGCCCAATAGCAGTTGTGTCAACTTTAAATGAAGACGGATCAAACAATCTTGCACCTTTCTCATTTTTTACTGCCGTTTCAGCAAGTCCTATGATCATCGCTTTTTCTCCAATGATTAGATCAAGTACTGGTGAAATCAAAGATACAACCCGCAATATCTTACGCGAAAAAGAATTTGTTATTAATATTTTGAGTGAAGACATTCTTGAGCAAGTTAACATGTGCTCAACTGAGCTTCCATACGGTGAAGATGAGTTTGTTCTTTCAGGACTGACTCCTATTGCTTCAGATAAAATTAAAGCAAAAAGAGTGAAAGAAAGCCGCATTCACTTCGAATGCATTTTCCGCGACAGACTTAACTATGGAGACCAACCAGGTTCTGGCCAGATCATTACCGGTGAAGTTGTCCGCGTGCATATTTCTGAAGATGTTTTAGAAGGTGGAAGAATCATCACTTCGAAGTTAAAACCAATCGGTCGTGGCGTGGGCAATGATTATTTCAGATGTACGGATGTATTTGAGCTCGCACGTTTAATGAAAGCTCAAATCCAAAAATAA
- a CDS encoding M20/M25/M40 family metallo-hydrolase — MLDLETKFLSSYVNQIRLEGLDFLEQLVEIDSQTQNIEGVNRVQKLLAARLSHLGFECTFVPNLEMQTGDLLYAVKKGMSSDQISFIGHADTVCSPGKELRFEINFNSQTVTGPGIGDDKGSLVMALQSLEAFLTKNPEHHFTYVFISSPCEETGSIGFHPLFKEVGEKSVAVLGLEPALYNGSLITSRNGNRWYKINIIGKSSHAGRFGEPFINAAHHAAEFIYKLNPLNDIQNKVKVNVGSMTGGMDRYNVICESVEIKLDARFPTLEKREDIDQAIKSLIDNSSVNCFYTGDSCKTTIEIVDDCPPLPLQDQLHPLVGRYLNIISQLEETECLAEHSGGAADINYFSRPGLIYIDGLGPKTKGMHTSNEVMDLKSFYSRQYALTEVLEFLNKEPTFLTGAVYDC, encoded by the coding sequence TTGTTGGATCTAGAAACAAAGTTTCTTTCGTCTTACGTTAATCAGATTCGATTAGAGGGTCTTGATTTTCTCGAGCAACTAGTCGAAATCGACTCTCAAACTCAAAATATTGAAGGTGTGAACCGCGTTCAGAAATTACTGGCCGCGAGACTCTCGCATTTGGGCTTTGAATGCACTTTTGTACCAAATCTTGAGATGCAGACAGGGGATTTACTTTACGCCGTTAAAAAAGGAATGAGCTCCGATCAGATCAGCTTTATTGGCCATGCTGATACAGTTTGCTCACCGGGAAAAGAGCTGCGATTTGAAATTAATTTTAATTCTCAGACTGTGACAGGACCTGGAATTGGAGATGATAAAGGCAGTCTGGTCATGGCGCTTCAGTCATTGGAAGCATTCTTAACAAAAAATCCAGAACATCATTTCACTTATGTTTTTATTTCATCGCCATGTGAAGAGACAGGATCAATTGGTTTTCATCCACTTTTTAAAGAAGTTGGTGAGAAGTCGGTTGCTGTTTTAGGACTGGAGCCTGCTTTATACAATGGATCGCTGATCACTTCGAGAAACGGCAACCGCTGGTACAAAATAAATATCATTGGAAAATCAAGTCATGCTGGAAGATTTGGTGAGCCATTTATCAATGCTGCTCACCATGCAGCGGAGTTTATTTATAAACTCAATCCACTAAACGACATTCAAAATAAAGTGAAAGTGAATGTTGGTTCAATGACTGGTGGAATGGACCGCTATAACGTTATTTGTGAATCAGTAGAAATCAAATTAGACGCAAGATTTCCTACTTTAGAAAAGAGAGAAGACATTGATCAGGCAATTAAGAGTTTGATTGATAATTCTTCGGTTAATTGTTTTTATACGGGCGATTCATGTAAGACAACGATTGAAATTGTCGATGATTGCCCGCCTCTTCCATTGCAAGATCAACTTCATCCTTTAGTCGGTCGTTACCTGAATATCATTTCTCAACTTGAGGAAACAGAATGTCTTGCTGAGCACTCTGGTGGAGCAGCAGATATTAATTACTTTTCTCGTCCGGGACTTATTTACATTGATGGATTGGGGCCAAAGACAAAAGGGATGCATACTTCGAATGAAGTGATGGATCTTAAGAGTTTTTACTCCCGCCAATACGCTTTAACAGAAGTCTTAGAATTCTTAAATAAAGAACCAACATTCTTAACAGGGGCCGTATATGACTGCTAG
- a CDS encoding GNAT family N-acetyltransferase, whose amino-acid sequence MTASYQIACINSDHKLHDEWMLYISPRFLTYTPKHPLFIKTQNYTLKTANHISELVELFRMRHHIFFNETGITDDHNLDLDQFDSLCDHLVIRSNETGEICGTYRMLSSEHTSKFYSQGEFSLDTFLNAPGVKLELGRACIHPQHRNGAVIDLLWKGIGEYAKKTNASYLFGCSSIMTVSPVMAKAIFKTMTNNQMTSEEFGIRPRSKYKMSFSKVTGEDLFEEKFLMGQIPSLLRSYINAGARVFGKPALDKEFQCIDFFTILNLKELSSSYEKRYFKKLDT is encoded by the coding sequence ATGACTGCTAGTTATCAGATTGCTTGTATTAATTCTGACCACAAGTTACATGATGAATGGATGCTTTATATTTCTCCAAGATTCTTAACTTACACACCCAAACATCCACTTTTCATCAAGACTCAAAATTACACTTTAAAAACGGCCAATCATATTTCTGAACTCGTTGAGTTGTTCAGAATGAGGCACCATATTTTCTTTAATGAAACTGGAATCACTGATGACCATAATCTTGACCTGGATCAATTTGATTCTCTTTGTGACCATTTGGTTATCCGCTCAAATGAGACGGGAGAGATCTGTGGAACTTACAGAATGCTCTCAAGTGAGCATACTTCAAAATTTTACTCACAAGGTGAATTTAGTCTTGATACATTTTTAAATGCTCCAGGTGTGAAATTAGAGCTTGGAAGAGCGTGCATTCATCCTCAACATAGAAATGGTGCGGTGATTGATCTTCTTTGGAAGGGAATCGGCGAGTATGCAAAGAAAACAAATGCTTCATATTTATTCGGTTGTAGCAGCATTATGACAGTCTCTCCTGTTATGGCCAAGGCCATCTTTAAAACAATGACAAATAACCAAATGACGTCGGAAGAGTTTGGAATCAGACCGAGATCAAAATATAAGATGAGTTTCTCTAAGGTAACTGGTGAAGATCTTTTCGAAGAGAAGTTCCTGATGGGGCAAATTCCATCGTTGTTACGCAGCTATATTAATGCAGGTGCAAGAGTTTTTGGGAAACCGGCCTTAGATAAAGAGTTTCAATGTATCGATTTTTTTACTATACTTAATCTCAAAGAACTTAGTTCTTCTTATGAGAAGAGATATTTTAAAAAACTGGATACTTAA
- a CDS encoding lysophospholipid acyltransferase family protein, producing MSQVRLLIRTFIFGAAIVCYLIVSSLVLLFCGFNFNRARPFLTQLISVTCKLGLKIFNIKVRKNFAPIDFDSNYLIVSNHLSYLDILIISSYMPTCFVTSKEMKETPFLGQLCLLGGCLFVERRSKAGIMGEVKELSDALDDGLNIVIFPEATSTNGESVIRFRRPLFQAAINSHSKVLPVCLNYRTLDGEKLTIKNRDKVFWYGDMGFLGHALALFKHKNIVAEFTIMQSLKATDYADKNELSDACYKLVSDEFEVITHAV from the coding sequence ATGTCCCAAGTCCGACTATTGATTCGAACGTTCATTTTTGGAGCAGCTATTGTCTGCTACTTAATCGTATCTAGTTTGGTACTGCTGTTTTGTGGATTTAATTTCAATCGTGCGCGTCCATTTTTGACTCAATTAATTTCTGTAACATGTAAATTAGGTCTAAAGATTTTTAATATTAAAGTTAGAAAGAATTTTGCTCCAATTGATTTTGATTCTAATTATTTGATTGTTTCAAATCATCTTTCTTATCTGGATATTTTAATTATCAGCTCATACATGCCAACGTGTTTTGTCACTTCTAAAGAAATGAAAGAAACTCCATTTCTAGGACAACTATGTCTGTTAGGTGGATGTTTATTTGTTGAGAGAAGAAGCAAAGCGGGGATTATGGGAGAAGTCAAAGAGCTCTCAGACGCTCTTGATGATGGTCTTAACATTGTGATCTTTCCTGAGGCCACAAGTACCAATGGTGAGTCGGTTATTCGCTTTAGACGTCCACTTTTTCAAGCGGCCATTAACTCACACTCAAAAGTCCTTCCGGTTTGCCTGAACTACAGAACCCTTGATGGTGAAAAGTTAACTATAAAAAATCGCGATAAAGTTTTCTGGTATGGAGATATGGGATTTTTAGGTCATGCACTCGCATTGTTTAAACATAAAAACATTGTGGCCGAGTTTACGATTATGCAGAGTTTGAAAGCGACAGATTATGCAGATAAAAATGAATTAAGCGATGCCTGTTACAAACTGGTGAGTGATGAGTTTGAAGTCATCACTCACGCCGTCTAA
- a CDS encoding homogentisate 1,2-dioxygenase, with protein sequence MESFKSSGLFTKQAHVKIPEGHFEEEHGRNGFFGRVSHLYHAIAPVTWTNIEGDLKPQCQPPMFNDNLKRNKFEPILSNDDLVINIGFYTKSFENFYRSADFDELFFIHDGTGRIETSYGPLEYTKGDYIIIPRGTTYKLYLTTETKILKVESRSEFEQPDRGMLGPNALYDQTAIVTPEAAHGSEQDKKEYKVEIKRLGKITTVTYPHNPLTVSGWKGSVYPTKLSIYDFCPVTSHRYHMPPSVHTTYVAKNFVICSFVERPLEEHETGALKVPFYHSNIDFDEVLFYHQGNFFSRDNIDAGALTFHPQGIHHGPHPKAFKNSVAKTRTDEFAVMIDAKRPLIPSEWFSNNENKNYWKSWL encoded by the coding sequence ATGGAAAGTTTTAAATCATCAGGACTTTTTACAAAACAAGCTCACGTAAAAATTCCCGAAGGTCACTTCGAAGAAGAGCATGGAAGAAATGGGTTCTTCGGTAGAGTTTCTCATTTATATCACGCCATCGCGCCTGTGACATGGACGAATATTGAAGGCGACCTGAAACCTCAGTGCCAACCTCCGATGTTTAACGACAATTTAAAAAGAAACAAGTTCGAGCCAATTCTTTCTAACGATGACCTTGTTATCAATATTGGTTTTTACACTAAATCATTTGAGAATTTTTATAGAAGTGCAGACTTTGACGAGTTGTTCTTTATTCACGATGGGACAGGACGAATTGAAACATCATACGGCCCACTTGAATACACTAAAGGTGACTATATTATCATCCCTCGCGGGACAACTTATAAATTGTACCTGACGACTGAAACAAAAATTCTAAAAGTTGAATCAAGATCTGAATTTGAGCAACCTGATCGTGGAATGCTTGGGCCAAACGCTCTTTACGATCAAACAGCAATCGTCACTCCAGAAGCTGCTCATGGAAGTGAACAAGATAAAAAAGAATACAAAGTTGAAATCAAGCGCCTGGGAAAAATCACAACTGTGACTTATCCACATAACCCGCTAACGGTTTCAGGATGGAAAGGTTCAGTCTACCCGACTAAACTTTCAATTTATGATTTCTGTCCGGTGACAAGCCATCGCTACCATATGCCACCAAGTGTGCACACGACTTATGTCGCGAAGAACTTTGTTATCTGCTCATTTGTTGAAAGACCATTAGAAGAACATGAAACTGGCGCTCTTAAAGTTCCTTTCTATCATTCAAATATTGATTTTGATGAAGTGCTTTTCTATCACCAAGGAAACTTCTTCTCGCGCGATAATATCGATGCAGGAGCTCTTACTTTCCACCCACAAGGGATTCACCACGGGCCACACCCGAAAGCTTTTAAAAACAGCGTAGCCAAGACTCGTACCGATGAATTTGCGGTGATGATTGATGCTAAAAGACCACTGATCCCAAGTGAATGGTTCAGCAATAACGAAAATAAAAACTACTGGAAATCTTGGCTATAA
- a CDS encoding fumarylacetoacetate hydrolase family protein has translation MKIVTYLHRHALGTEKRLGILVSDNSILDPNFAFACDFEREGRFNARERANAHCPSSLHQLLRLRENPLEILHEAWGLMLFLEKCGTFEMKDGTRYLIERSKHISLTTPLDKIETYRDFFVHEKHVATGFKKRNEPIPPAWFEFPVYYKGATAGFIGHEEEILWPSYTDQLDYELELGMVVGLDGYNIKAKDAHKHIFGFTILNDVSARDIQRKEMTVRLGPAKAKDFCSVMGPVIVTADEFDSVDPDLLMTAKINGKEWSRGRSGDAHFTWGQMLEHTSRDEWVLAGDFFGSGTVGTGCGLELDQWIKSGDIIELEIEQIGKLINKVGNKAKS, from the coding sequence ATGAAGATCGTAACCTACTTACACCGTCACGCTCTTGGAACTGAAAAACGTTTAGGGATTCTCGTAAGTGACAATTCTATCTTAGATCCTAACTTTGCCTTTGCTTGCGACTTCGAAAGAGAAGGCCGCTTCAATGCTCGCGAACGTGCTAATGCTCACTGCCCTTCTTCACTTCATCAACTTCTTCGCTTAAGAGAAAATCCATTAGAGATTCTTCACGAAGCCTGGGGATTAATGTTGTTTTTAGAGAAGTGCGGAACTTTTGAAATGAAGGATGGCACTCGCTATTTAATCGAGAGATCAAAACACATTTCCCTGACGACACCACTTGATAAAATCGAAACATACCGCGATTTCTTTGTTCATGAAAAACATGTGGCAACGGGATTCAAAAAAAGAAATGAGCCTATTCCTCCAGCTTGGTTTGAGTTTCCTGTGTATTACAAAGGAGCGACTGCTGGATTTATCGGACACGAAGAAGAAATTCTTTGGCCGTCATACACTGATCAATTAGATTATGAATTAGAATTGGGAATGGTTGTTGGTCTTGATGGATACAACATCAAAGCTAAAGACGCTCATAAACATATTTTTGGTTTCACTATTTTAAATGATGTTTCAGCTCGCGACATTCAAAGAAAAGAAATGACTGTTCGCCTGGGGCCTGCAAAAGCAAAAGACTTCTGCTCTGTCATGGGGCCTGTGATCGTGACTGCTGATGAATTTGATTCTGTTGATCCTGATCTACTAATGACAGCAAAAATTAACGGCAAAGAATGGTCGAGAGGACGCTCTGGAGATGCACACTTCACTTGGGGACAAATGCTTGAGCATACTTCTCGCGATGAATGGGTTTTAGCTGGGGACTTCTTCGGGTCAGGAACTGTTGGAACTGGTTGTGGACTTGAACTTGATCAGTGGATTAAGTCAGGTGACATCATCGAGCTGGAAATTGAACAGATCGGAAAGTTAATTAATAAAGTTGGAAACAAAGCTAAATCATAA
- the hisC gene encoding histidinol-phosphate transaminase, translating into MSEISDQIQTLVPDYVRNLTVYQAGKPIDELTREKGLTRVSKLASNENPLGPSPFAIKAMTNALWDVHRYPDMNAYMLKKSLSKLYKLKHENIILGNGSEGIMAYIARAFIQPGQEVLTCQNSFIGFSIIIRSVGATLKTVPLTKDYRFDVEGLKNSITEKTKVIYICNPNNPTGTYITKKEFDVLMAHVPNHVLVILDEAYFEFAAGKEDYPNSMDYRYDNVLTLRTFSKAYGLAGIRIGYGFGHEDLIANLSKVKLPFEPGLIAQMGAAGAIHDKPHLRRTILNNQRRYKETFEFLTKHEFNPIKSVANFIAFKTGSNEASTYMFDKLLDHGVIIRQLKANEMPDYVRVSLGKKSEMSHFFKAMEDILPEYNKRFGRPKS; encoded by the coding sequence ATGTCGGAAATTTCTGATCAAATTCAAACGCTAGTACCTGACTATGTTCGTAACCTAACCGTCTATCAAGCTGGAAAGCCTATTGATGAGTTAACTCGTGAAAAGGGTTTAACTCGTGTTTCTAAGCTCGCGAGTAATGAAAATCCACTTGGGCCATCACCATTTGCTATTAAAGCAATGACTAATGCCCTATGGGATGTGCATCGCTACCCTGATATGAACGCTTACATGTTAAAGAAGTCTCTTTCAAAACTCTATAAACTTAAGCATGAAAACATTATTCTTGGAAATGGCTCTGAAGGAATCATGGCCTATATTGCCCGTGCCTTTATCCAACCAGGGCAAGAAGTTTTAACATGCCAGAACTCTTTTATCGGGTTTAGCATTATTATCCGCAGTGTGGGGGCCACTCTAAAAACTGTCCCACTAACAAAAGACTACCGCTTTGATGTTGAAGGACTGAAAAACAGCATCACTGAAAAGACGAAAGTTATTTATATCTGCAATCCAAATAATCCAACTGGGACTTACATCACTAAAAAAGAATTTGATGTTTTAATGGCCCATGTTCCGAATCACGTTCTCGTTATTCTTGATGAAGCGTATTTTGAATTCGCTGCAGGTAAAGAAGATTATCCAAACTCAATGGACTATCGTTACGACAACGTTTTAACTCTTAGAACTTTTTCTAAAGCTTATGGCCTTGCTGGAATTCGCATTGGTTATGGATTTGGACATGAAGACTTAATTGCCAACCTTTCCAAAGTAAAACTTCCTTTCGAGCCAGGGCTGATTGCTCAAATGGGAGCAGCAGGTGCTATTCACGATAAACCACATTTAAGAAGAACGATTCTTAACAATCAACGCCGCTATAAAGAAACTTTTGAGTTCTTAACGAAACATGAATTCAATCCAATTAAATCGGTTGCAAATTTTATCGCTTTTAAAACCGGATCAAATGAAGCTTCAACATATATGTTTGATAAACTTCTTGATCACGGAGTGATTATTCGCCAGCTTAAAGCTAATGAAATGCCGGATTATGTTCGCGTGTCTCTTGGTAAGAAAAGTGAAATGAGTCACTTCTTCAAAGCAATGGAAGATATTCTTCCTGAATACAACAAACGTTTCGGGAGACCAAAGTCATGA